The genomic region GAAGGTGGCCGGACCAACGACGGCGATACCAAACCGATGCAAAGCATCGCCAAAAAGCTGAGCGACGAAGATATCGCCGCAGTCTCCAGCTATATTCAAGGCTTGCACTGAGGCCTGCAATCGAGCGTTGCGAGCGATGTACATCTCTTGCAACGTTAACACTCGATTAATCCGTCGATGCAAACATAAAAAGGGTAGCTTTGGCTGCCCTTTTTTGTGGCTGCTGCCGTTACACTACAGAACTCAAGCCCGCCGGAATCTGTCTGAAAACAGGTCGCGCGAGGCGACCCAATTGTCCAGGAGTAAAGCATGCGTAATCTGATCATCAGCGCCGCACTCGTCGCTGCCAGCCTGTTCGGCATGACTGCCCAAGCCGCCGAAAAACCTGAAGCGCCCTACGTCGAACTGAGCAATCCGGTCCCGGTGGCCGTGCCTGGCAAGATCGAAGTCGTGGAGCTGTTCTGGTACGGCTGCCCGCACTGCTATGCCTTTGAACCCGTCATTAACCCTTGGGTTGAAAAACTGCCTTCCGACGTGAATTTCGTGCGTATTCCAGCCATGTTCGGCGGCCCTTGGGATGCCCACGGCCAGATGTTCCTGACGCTTGAAGCCATGGGTGTCGAGAGCAAGGTTCATGCTGCGGTGTTCAATGCGATTCAGAAAGAACACAAGAAACTGACCGATAAAGAAGACATGGCGGACTTCCTGGCGACT from Pseudomonas sp. GGS8 harbors:
- a CDS encoding thiol:disulfide interchange protein DsbA/DsbL gives rise to the protein MRNLIISAALVAASLFGMTAQAAEKPEAPYVELSNPVPVAVPGKIEVVELFWYGCPHCYAFEPVINPWVEKLPSDVNFVRIPAMFGGPWDAHGQMFLTLEAMGVESKVHAAVFNAIQKEHKKLTDKEDMADFLATQGVDKDKFLATFDSFAIKGQINKAKELAKKYEISGVPTMIVNGKYRFDIGSAGGAEQALTLADQLVAKERAATKAVAN